Proteins co-encoded in one bacterium genomic window:
- the pgeF gene encoding peptidoglycan editing factor PgeF: MGLETYGKVRVVTLESFKKASNGRLKHAFCTRLGGVSQGPFRSLNFDTQGGDSRENVMQNKKILADALGLDPERIFLANQVHGDQVLILDEDPRKVGSKYQHLDYDAILTQEKGVAIGVLTADCLPILLYAPKEEVIGIVHAGWRGTCLNVIGTVVSKLQKAFNVDPQDLMVGFGPCIGECCYEVDIKVVRSIKNSTARWKEFIKPLRANRYTLDLVGLNVHQLIQAGVPQSNIVRVTACTSCNEKVFFSHRASKGKTGRQLNLIQLVE; encoded by the coding sequence ATGGGCCTTGAGACATATGGAAAAGTAAGAGTGGTCACGTTGGAAAGTTTCAAGAAAGCCTCCAACGGGCGCTTGAAACATGCCTTTTGTACAAGGCTAGGGGGCGTAAGCCAGGGTCCTTTCAGGAGTCTTAATTTTGATACCCAGGGTGGGGATTCCAGGGAAAATGTGATGCAAAACAAAAAGATCCTGGCCGATGCCCTAGGTCTGGATCCCGAAAGGATCTTCCTTGCTAACCAGGTACATGGGGATCAAGTTCTGATCTTGGATGAAGATCCGCGCAAGGTTGGAAGCAAATATCAACACCTGGACTACGATGCCATCCTTACCCAGGAGAAGGGGGTGGCCATCGGAGTTCTGACTGCGGATTGTCTTCCCATACTACTTTACGCCCCCAAGGAAGAAGTAATAGGAATAGTGCACGCCGGATGGAGGGGGACTTGTCTGAACGTGATTGGGACCGTGGTCAGCAAGCTTCAGAAAGCCTTCAATGTGGATCCTCAAGATCTAATGGTGGGTTTTGGGCCTTGTATAGGTGAGTGTTGCTATGAGGTGGACATCAAGGTGGTAAGGTCCATAAAGAACAGCACCGCCCGGTGGAAGGAATTCATCAAACCTTTGAGGGCAAACAGGTACACGCTGGATCTGGTGGGGTTAAATGTACACCAGCTCATTCAGGCTGGGGTCCCTCAGAGCAACATAGTCAGGGTAACAGCTTGTACTTCTTGCAATGAAAAAGTTTTCTTTTCACATCGTGCCAGCAAAGGCAAGACAGGACGACAGCTAAACCTGATTCAGCTTGTAGAATGA